A portion of the Streptomyces sp. YPW6 genome contains these proteins:
- the rpmB gene encoding 50S ribosomal protein L28 codes for MSAHCQLTGSKPGFGNKISHSHHRTSRRFDPNVQRKRYWLPGEGRYVRLTLSARAIRTVDSIGIEAAVARIRARGEKV; via the coding sequence ATGTCCGCCCACTGCCAACTGACCGGCTCCAAGCCGGGATTCGGCAACAAGATCTCCCACTCGCACCACCGGACGTCCCGCCGGTTCGACCCGAATGTCCAGCGCAAGCGGTACTGGCTGCCCGGTGAGGGGCGCTACGTGCGCCTCACCCTGAGCGCCCGCGCGATCAGGACCGTCGACAGCATCGGCATCGAGGCAGCGGTCGCGCGCATCCGTGCGCGAGGGGAGAAGGTCTGA
- the rpmG gene encoding 50S ribosomal protein L33 — MARNEVRPVIKLRSTAGTGYTYVTRKNRRNDPDRMVLRKYDPVARRHVDFREDR; from the coding sequence ATGGCTCGCAACGAAGTACGCCCGGTCATCAAGCTCCGCTCCACCGCGGGGACCGGCTACACCTACGTCACCCGCAAGAACCGGCGGAACGACCCCGACCGGATGGTGCTGCGCAAGTACGACCCGGTGGCCCGCCGCCATGTCGACTTCCGCGAGGACCGCTGA
- a CDS encoding type B 50S ribosomal protein L31: MKPGIHPAYGPVVFRDKAADFAFLTRSTMTSDRTVTWEDGNTYPVVDVEISSASHPFHTGTARVLDTAGRVERFERRYGRGEAR; this comes from the coding sequence ATGAAGCCCGGAATCCACCCCGCCTACGGGCCTGTCGTCTTCCGCGACAAGGCCGCCGACTTCGCGTTCCTGACCCGCTCGACCATGACCAGCGACCGCACCGTCACCTGGGAGGACGGGAACACGTACCCGGTGGTCGACGTGGAGATCTCCTCCGCGAGCCACCCCTTCCACACCGGCACGGCCCGCGTCCTGGACACCGCCGGACGCGTCGAGCGCTTCGAGCGCCGCTACGGACGCGGTGAGGCCCGATGA
- a CDS encoding GTP-binding protein codes for MSGRRAKLPVVIVCGLHSEARGDVVEGLLRDVTHSVALHHDLSTAAGGTVRRSLRDAGGELASGEAPLVNACACCALREDLVPELERLAGDGVTRLAVLELWDSVEPKSMAEVIAAHTDAAEVTNVFTAIDPTLVLPCLSNGDDLAEAGLAAAPADRRTIGDTWARQVEYAPVLAVAPNPAADDEDRALIRQLNPTARQAEAGSAELARLAFAGFDVEAAAAGQHPACALLPQEAEEAGVGTFVWRRHRPFHPERLLDALEDLSCAAARSRGRFWLADRPDTLLSWDAAGGALCVEDTGPWLASLPDAAWSMVPPYRQAAAALDWHPEHGDCCQHLVFVSPGLDREGLTGLLDSCLLTDEEYGSGREAWKSLPAAFDALLDPVH; via the coding sequence ATGAGCGGGCGCCGCGCGAAACTGCCCGTCGTCATCGTCTGCGGCCTGCACTCCGAGGCACGCGGCGACGTCGTGGAAGGGCTGCTGCGGGACGTCACCCACAGCGTCGCCCTGCACCACGACCTGTCGACGGCCGCCGGCGGCACGGTCCGCCGCTCCCTGCGGGACGCCGGCGGCGAGCTGGCCTCCGGAGAAGCACCGCTGGTGAACGCATGCGCCTGCTGCGCGCTGCGCGAGGACCTCGTCCCGGAGCTCGAACGGCTCGCGGGGGACGGGGTGACCCGGCTCGCCGTCCTGGAGCTCTGGGACTCCGTCGAGCCGAAGTCGATGGCCGAGGTGATCGCCGCGCACACCGACGCCGCCGAGGTCACCAACGTGTTCACGGCGATCGACCCCACGCTCGTGCTGCCCTGCCTCTCCAACGGCGACGATCTGGCCGAGGCCGGTCTCGCGGCGGCGCCGGCCGACCGGCGGACCATCGGCGACACCTGGGCCCGGCAGGTGGAGTACGCCCCCGTCCTGGCGGTGGCGCCGAACCCGGCGGCCGACGACGAGGACCGCGCGCTGATCCGGCAGCTGAACCCGACGGCCCGTCAGGCAGAGGCCGGGTCGGCGGAGCTGGCCCGGCTGGCGTTCGCGGGCTTCGACGTGGAGGCGGCGGCAGCGGGCCAGCACCCGGCCTGCGCGCTGCTCCCGCAGGAAGCGGAGGAGGCCGGGGTGGGCACGTTCGTGTGGCGGCGGCACCGCCCCTTCCACCCGGAGCGTCTCCTCGACGCGCTGGAGGACCTGAGCTGCGCCGCGGCCCGCAGCCGGGGCCGGTTCTGGCTCGCGGACCGTCCCGACACCCTGCTCTCCTGGGACGCGGCGGGCGGCGCGCTCTGCGTGGAGGACACCGGCCCCTGGCTCGCCTCGCTCCCGGACGCGGCCTGGTCCATGGTGCCGCCCTACCGGCAGGCGGCCGCGGCGCTGGACTGGCACCCCGAGCACGGCGACTGCTGCCAGCACCTCGTCTTCGTCTCGCCCGGCCTCGACCGCGAGGGGCTGACCGGCCTGCTGGACTCCTGCCTCCTCACGGACGAGGAGTACGGGTCGGGCCGGGAGGCGTGGAAGAGCCTGCCCGCCGCGTTCGACGCGCTCCTCGACCCGGTGCACTGA
- the rpsR gene encoding 30S ribosomal protein S18 — MARQQNPRKPLKNRPNPLDAAGITYIDYKDTDLLRRFISDRGKIRSRRVTRISAQQQRQVAAAVKNAREMALLPYSGTSAT, encoded by the coding sequence ATGGCACGTCAGCAGAACCCCCGCAAGCCGCTCAAGAACCGGCCGAACCCCCTGGACGCCGCCGGGATCACGTACATCGACTACAAGGACACCGATCTGCTGCGGCGGTTCATCTCCGACCGGGGGAAGATCCGCAGCCGCCGCGTCACCCGGATCAGCGCGCAGCAGCAGCGCCAGGTGGCCGCGGCCGTGAAGAACGCCCGTGAGATGGCTCTGCTGCCGTACTCCGGGACCTCGGCGACATAG
- a CDS encoding MFS transporter, with product MGSDIPEEAAPRPGPSGPGTSGRRGAPPHQGLALAAMLFAVSMTFIDQTIVAIAAPDIIHELGLTSSQMQWVVNAYLLTLAAFFALGGRLSDIFGHRQVMLIGTLVFVIASALCGAVPDGDFAQAWLIGFRAVQGIGAALMFPAALAVVIAVFPVERRGRALALFFGISGALTAIGPLLGGWLTAWTWRAVFWVNVPVAVIAIVLALLARIPEHSRREPLDLPGAALVAVGMGLTVLGLQQSSTWGWDSVATWACIAVGLVVLAVFCRFELRTRFPLIRLRVFRDQAFSVDNAVLFFAMVAFVPVFFFASVYAQVSLSASPNQAALYLLYFFIGFGLASQWGGRILDKRGARPAMKLGTALGAVGFALWAGKLTTLSMHDQWPYAAMAGAGIGLLLAPASTDAVNRAIDASYGEVTGITQTVRNFAASIGLAVYGTLLTHTTISNVDETLRAKGVPSGESRGIAESVAQSVTGQGDSRGPSGSGPVAEAVRDSMPAIRMDFAEANQWVFSGMAIALGIAFLISLRHPGTRVTREEPSGP from the coding sequence ATGGGCAGTGACATCCCGGAGGAGGCAGCCCCGCGTCCGGGGCCGTCGGGTCCGGGAACGTCGGGCCGGCGGGGCGCTCCGCCGCACCAGGGCCTCGCGCTCGCGGCCATGCTGTTCGCCGTGTCGATGACGTTCATCGACCAGACCATCGTCGCGATCGCCGCCCCGGACATCATCCACGAACTCGGTCTCACCTCCTCGCAGATGCAGTGGGTGGTCAACGCCTACCTGCTCACACTGGCCGCCTTCTTCGCCCTGGGCGGGCGGTTGTCCGACATCTTCGGGCACCGCCAGGTGATGCTCATCGGCACGCTGGTCTTCGTCATCGCCTCCGCCCTGTGCGGCGCGGTGCCCGACGGGGACTTCGCGCAGGCCTGGCTGATCGGCTTCCGGGCCGTCCAGGGCATCGGCGCGGCCCTGATGTTCCCCGCCGCGCTCGCCGTCGTCATCGCCGTGTTCCCGGTCGAGCGACGCGGGCGGGCGCTGGCCCTCTTCTTCGGCATCTCCGGGGCGCTCACCGCGATCGGGCCGCTGCTCGGCGGCTGGCTCACCGCGTGGACCTGGCGGGCGGTCTTCTGGGTCAACGTGCCCGTCGCCGTCATCGCGATCGTCCTGGCCCTGCTGGCCCGGATCCCGGAACACTCCCGCCGCGAACCGCTGGACCTGCCCGGGGCGGCGCTGGTCGCCGTCGGCATGGGGCTGACCGTGCTGGGGCTGCAGCAGTCGTCCACCTGGGGCTGGGACTCCGTCGCCACCTGGGCCTGTATCGCGGTCGGTCTGGTGGTGCTGGCGGTCTTCTGCCGGTTCGAACTGCGCACCCGCTTCCCGCTGATCAGACTACGGGTCTTCCGCGATCAGGCGTTCAGCGTCGACAACGCCGTGCTGTTCTTCGCCATGGTGGCCTTCGTCCCGGTGTTCTTCTTCGCCTCCGTGTACGCGCAGGTCTCGCTCAGCGCGTCGCCGAACCAGGCCGCGCTGTATCTCCTGTACTTCTTCATCGGCTTCGGGCTGGCCTCCCAGTGGGGCGGTCGGATCCTCGACAAGCGCGGCGCCCGCCCCGCGATGAAGCTCGGTACGGCGCTCGGAGCGGTCGGGTTCGCCCTGTGGGCGGGGAAACTGACGACCCTTTCGATGCACGACCAGTGGCCGTACGCGGCCATGGCGGGGGCGGGGATCGGCCTGCTGCTGGCGCCGGCCTCGACGGACGCGGTGAACCGGGCCATCGACGCCAGTTACGGCGAGGTCACCGGCATCACGCAGACCGTGCGCAACTTCGCGGCCAGCATCGGACTGGCCGTCTACGGCACTCTGCTGACACATACGACGATCAGCAATGTGGACGAGACCCTGCGGGCCAAGGGCGTGCCGAGTGGTGAGTCGCGCGGCATCGCCGAGTCCGTCGCGCAGTCGGTGACCGGCCAGGGGGACTCCCGTGGGCCGTCCGGTTCGGGGCCGGTGGCCGAGGCCGTGCGGGATTCGATGCCGGCGATCCGGATGGACTTCGCCGAGGCGAACCAGTGGGTGTTCTCCGGGATGGCCATCGCGCTCGGCATCGCGTTCCTGATCTCGCTGCGCCATCCGGGAACCCGGGTGACGCGGGAGGAGCCGTCCGGCCCGTGA
- a CDS encoding subtilase-type protease inhibitor, whose amino-acid sequence MRRNPHTIFATITASTLLLGGFATATAQAAPTKTESLYAPSALVLTVARGEDPMTATVERAVTLDCAPTARGSHPDPAAACKELASVRGEFAELAAGPSNRTCTRQWDPVVATAHGVWQGKPVRFSTTYGNACEMAGSMNDNAVFAF is encoded by the coding sequence ATGCGACGCAACCCTCACACCATCTTCGCAACCATCACGGCGAGCACGCTTCTGCTCGGTGGCTTCGCGACCGCCACCGCGCAGGCCGCGCCGACGAAGACGGAGAGCCTCTACGCGCCCTCGGCGCTCGTCCTCACCGTCGCCCGCGGCGAGGACCCGATGACCGCGACCGTCGAGCGCGCCGTGACGCTCGACTGCGCCCCCACCGCCCGGGGGAGCCACCCTGACCCCGCCGCGGCCTGCAAGGAACTGGCTTCGGTGCGGGGCGAGTTCGCCGAACTCGCCGCCGGCCCGTCGAACCGCACCTGCACCCGTCAGTGGGACCCGGTCGTGGCCACCGCCCACGGCGTCTGGCAGGGCAAGCCCGTCCGGTTCAGCACCACGTACGGCAACGCCTGCGAGATGGCGGGCAGCATGAACGACAACGCCGTCTTCGCCTTCTGA
- a CDS encoding ABC transporter ATP-binding protein has protein sequence MIVPALDREDPTPRRSAPGATAPPAGAVGLEAHGMTVAYDRTDVVHGADLRLPRGRVTALIGPNGSGKSTLLRAVARLHKARTGRVTVAAGAGDAAPVDALALSRSAFARRVTLLAQSRNAPAGLSVRDVVGFGRHPYRGRIRGADPDGARVVEHALAVTNLTEFADRGVESLSGGQLQRVWFACCLAQDTDVLLLDEPTTYLDLRYQVEILDLVRDLADTHGVTVGVVLHDLDQAAAVADQVVLLSSGRIVAAGTPAEVYAPERLTDAYGIRIDVELDSPTGIPRTRAVGRHHLRTERP, from the coding sequence GTGATCGTTCCTGCCCTCGACCGAGAAGACCCGACGCCGCGGCGCTCCGCGCCCGGCGCCACCGCCCCGCCCGCCGGCGCCGTGGGCCTCGAAGCCCACGGCATGACGGTCGCGTACGACCGCACGGATGTCGTGCACGGCGCCGACCTCCGGCTGCCGCGCGGCCGTGTCACCGCGCTCATCGGGCCGAACGGCAGTGGGAAGTCCACCCTGTTGCGGGCCGTGGCCCGGCTGCACAAGGCCCGTACCGGCAGGGTGACCGTGGCGGCCGGGGCCGGCGACGCCGCGCCCGTGGACGCCCTCGCCCTGTCGCGCTCCGCTTTCGCCCGCCGCGTCACCCTGCTCGCGCAGAGCCGCAACGCGCCGGCCGGGCTCAGCGTGCGCGACGTGGTCGGATTCGGCCGACACCCCTACAGGGGCCGGATCCGGGGAGCGGACCCGGACGGAGCCCGGGTGGTCGAGCACGCGCTGGCCGTCACGAACCTCACCGAGTTCGCCGACCGCGGGGTGGAGAGCCTCTCCGGCGGGCAGTTGCAGCGCGTCTGGTTCGCCTGCTGCCTGGCCCAGGACACCGACGTGCTCCTGCTCGACGAACCCACCACCTATCTCGACCTGCGCTACCAGGTGGAGATCCTCGACCTCGTCCGCGATCTCGCCGACACCCACGGTGTCACCGTCGGGGTCGTGCTCCACGACCTGGACCAGGCCGCCGCCGTGGCCGACCAGGTCGTCCTCCTCTCGTCCGGGCGGATCGTCGCAGCGGGAACACCCGCCGAGGTGTACGCGCCCGAGCGGCTCACCGACGCCTACGGCATCCGTATCGACGTCGAACTCGACTCCCCCACCGGCATCCCGCGCACCCGCGCGGTCGGCCGTCACCACCTCCGTACCGAAAGGCCCTGA
- a CDS encoding iron-siderophore ABC transporter substrate-binding protein codes for MKNQHLTWPALAAAAALSLTACGTTEAPEKEAAGDSAVTVTDSRGEKITLDGPAKRVVGTEWNVVETLVTLGVQPVGVADVKGYTAYDTAAPLTEGVKDIGTRGEPSVATVAGLKPDLIVATTDLSDSAIAQLSKAAPVAVVRSADASRQIDQMVDNVNVIARATGTEDKAEAEIASFRKAVADGRKELADAGLDGEKVAFADGWQEGNQVSVRPYVKGSLLADVNTELGLVDPWKLEGDKAYGLAATDVEGLTKIGDARFAYIANNSDGGDPFAEGLKDNAVWKSLPFVKNDEVHRLPDGIWMFGGTASMRAYIDALVGALTA; via the coding sequence ATGAAGAACCAGCACCTGACGTGGCCCGCCCTCGCCGCCGCGGCCGCACTCTCCCTGACGGCGTGCGGCACCACCGAGGCGCCGGAGAAGGAGGCGGCCGGGGACAGCGCGGTGACGGTCACCGACTCCCGCGGTGAGAAGATCACGCTCGACGGACCGGCCAAGCGCGTCGTCGGCACCGAGTGGAACGTCGTCGAGACCCTGGTGACCCTGGGGGTGCAGCCGGTCGGTGTCGCCGACGTCAAGGGCTACACCGCCTACGACACGGCCGCCCCGCTCACCGAGGGCGTCAAGGACATAGGCACCCGGGGCGAGCCCAGCGTCGCCACCGTGGCCGGCCTGAAGCCCGACCTCATCGTCGCCACCACCGACCTGTCCGACTCGGCCATCGCGCAGTTGTCGAAGGCCGCCCCGGTCGCCGTGGTCCGCTCCGCCGACGCGAGCCGGCAGATCGACCAGATGGTCGACAACGTCAACGTCATCGCGCGGGCCACCGGCACCGAGGACAAGGCCGAGGCGGAGATCGCCTCCTTCCGCAAGGCGGTCGCGGACGGCCGGAAGGAGCTGGCGGACGCCGGTCTCGACGGTGAGAAGGTCGCCTTCGCCGACGGCTGGCAGGAGGGCAACCAGGTCTCGGTGCGCCCGTACGTCAAGGGCTCGCTGCTCGCCGACGTCAACACCGAACTCGGCCTCGTCGACCCGTGGAAGCTGGAGGGCGACAAGGCGTACGGTCTCGCCGCGACCGACGTCGAGGGCCTCACGAAGATCGGTGACGCCCGGTTCGCCTACATCGCCAACAACTCCGACGGCGGCGACCCGTTCGCCGAAGGACTCAAGGACAACGCGGTGTGGAAGTCCCTCCCCTTCGTCAAGAACGACGAGGTCCACCGGCTGCCCGACGGCATCTGGATGTTCGGCGGCACCGCGTCGATGCGCGCGTACATCGACGCCCTCGTCGGCGCGCTGACCGCCTGA
- a CDS encoding iron ABC transporter permease produces the protein MSTRTTSAPPAPVRTAAGAAGPAGAAIPVAAGPPARRGRMLLLALAGLLALAALALTHVSQGTAAVDLHTLWQLATGASSDRSAHEQTAAVVLDSRLPRLAAGLLVGCALGAAGAALQSVSRNMLASPDTLAVNAGAYLAVVTVAAFGISLPALPAGGTAFLGGLLAAAVVLGLSRAGAGPIRLVLAGSALTLALSGLSGMLLLLRSQQTTGLFAWGNGALAQIGMQSIDRLAPVALVAFTGLMLLGRRLDILALGDDGAAVVGVSPRLTRSIAVILAVLLAAVSVAVAGPVGFVGLCAPAMVRLLGTWIPGLVRHRAFIPASALAGVLVVLGADVLLRAVFGAQAGAEVPTGIVTTCFGALVLIVLAHRSRDMGTDSGSTAFARLRSRRAFVVTLVVTAAGLLGAVVAATLLGDATLLLGDVGNWLAGRSGQFVGYVLDTRVPRVAAALLAGAALAVAGAVVQAVSRNPLAEPGVLGVVSGAGVGAVAALTVVPLASFWLIGGSALAGAAAAAALVFGLAARRGLEQNRLVLIGIGVQAGAGAFVSLLIVLTDPYNQTKALAWLGGSTYGRTFPELIPVLVALVVALPVLAVMRRELDLIGLDNETPALLGVRLGPTRLGLLSLAVLLTAGAVAAVGVIGFVGLVAPHAARALVGRRHTRVLPVSALLGALLVVVSDTVGRTVIAPAQIPVGLLTAVIGAPYFIWLLWRSRREG, from the coding sequence ATGAGCACCCGCACCACGAGCGCCCCGCCCGCCCCCGTGAGGACGGCGGCGGGCGCGGCCGGTCCGGCCGGGGCCGCGATCCCGGTGGCGGCCGGCCCGCCCGCCCGCCGCGGCCGGATGCTCCTCCTCGCCCTCGCGGGGCTCCTCGCCCTGGCCGCCCTCGCGCTCACGCACGTGAGCCAGGGCACCGCCGCCGTCGACCTGCACACACTCTGGCAACTGGCCACCGGCGCGTCGTCCGACCGGAGCGCGCACGAGCAGACGGCCGCGGTGGTCCTGGACTCCCGGCTGCCCCGGCTCGCCGCGGGGCTGCTGGTCGGCTGTGCGCTCGGCGCGGCAGGCGCGGCCCTCCAGTCGGTGTCGCGGAACATGCTGGCGTCCCCCGACACGCTCGCCGTGAACGCGGGCGCGTACCTCGCGGTGGTCACCGTCGCCGCGTTCGGCATCTCCCTGCCCGCGCTGCCCGCCGGCGGCACCGCCTTCCTCGGCGGGCTCCTCGCGGCGGCCGTCGTGCTCGGTCTGTCCCGCGCGGGGGCCGGGCCGATCCGGCTGGTGCTGGCGGGATCCGCGCTGACCCTCGCACTGTCCGGGCTGAGCGGGATGCTGCTGCTCCTGCGCTCCCAGCAGACGACCGGGCTGTTCGCCTGGGGCAACGGTGCGCTGGCCCAGATCGGCATGCAGTCCATCGACCGGCTCGCCCCGGTCGCCCTCGTGGCGTTCACCGGGCTCATGCTGCTGGGCCGGCGCCTCGACATCCTCGCCCTCGGCGACGACGGTGCGGCGGTCGTGGGGGTGAGCCCCCGGCTGACGCGCAGCATCGCCGTGATCCTCGCGGTGCTGCTGGCCGCGGTGTCGGTGGCGGTCGCGGGGCCCGTCGGCTTCGTCGGCCTGTGCGCGCCCGCGATGGTCCGGCTGCTCGGCACGTGGATCCCGGGCCTGGTCCGCCACCGCGCGTTCATCCCCGCGTCGGCGCTCGCGGGCGTGCTCGTGGTGCTCGGCGCGGATGTGCTGCTGCGCGCGGTGTTCGGCGCCCAGGCGGGGGCCGAGGTGCCGACCGGCATCGTGACGACCTGCTTCGGTGCGCTCGTCCTCATCGTCCTGGCCCACCGGTCACGGGACATGGGCACGGACAGCGGCTCGACGGCGTTCGCCCGGCTGCGCAGCCGGCGCGCGTTCGTGGTGACCCTGGTGGTGACAGCGGCCGGGCTGCTCGGCGCGGTGGTGGCGGCGACGCTCCTCGGCGACGCGACGCTGCTGTTGGGCGACGTGGGCAACTGGCTCGCGGGCCGGTCGGGGCAGTTCGTCGGCTACGTCCTGGACACCCGGGTCCCCAGGGTCGCCGCCGCTCTGCTGGCCGGGGCGGCGCTGGCGGTAGCCGGAGCCGTCGTCCAGGCGGTGTCGCGCAACCCGCTCGCGGAGCCGGGCGTCCTCGGCGTCGTCAGTGGCGCGGGGGTGGGGGCGGTCGCCGCGCTCACCGTCGTACCGCTGGCGAGCTTCTGGCTGATCGGCGGCTCCGCGCTGGCCGGTGCGGCGGCGGCCGCGGCGCTGGTGTTCGGGCTCGCCGCACGGCGTGGTCTGGAGCAGAACCGCCTGGTGCTCATCGGTATCGGGGTCCAGGCGGGTGCGGGCGCGTTCGTGAGTCTGCTGATCGTGCTCACCGACCCGTACAACCAGACGAAGGCGCTGGCGTGGCTGGGCGGATCGACGTACGGGCGGACGTTCCCCGAGCTGATTCCGGTGCTGGTGGCGCTGGTCGTCGCGCTGCCCGTGCTGGCGGTGATGCGCCGTGAACTGGACCTGATCGGGCTGGACAACGAGACGCCCGCCCTGCTCGGCGTGCGGCTCGGCCCCACCCGGCTGGGTCTGCTGAGCCTCGCCGTCCTCCTGACGGCGGGGGCCGTGGCGGCGGTCGGCGTCATCGGGTTCGTCGGACTCGTCGCCCCGCACGCGGCACGCGCCCTGGTGGGCCGCCGGCACACGCGGGTCCTGCCGGTCAGCGCACTGCTCGGCGCGCTGCTGGTGGTCGTGTCCGACACGGTCGGCCGGACGGTCATCGCCCCGGCGCAGATCCCGGTCGGCCTGCTCACAGCCGTGATCGGCGCCCCGTACTTCATCTGGCTGCTCTGGCGGTCGAGGCGCGAGGGCTGA
- a CDS encoding TOPRIM nucleotidyl transferase/hydrolase domain-containing protein, with the protein MDTATRLRQAVISWAADDSGTPVSAGAADELAAELGLRTVVLVEGVSDRAAVEALAERQGRTLTAEGVVVVPLGGATSITRFLRLLGPGGLGVRPAGLCDAAEQRFFLQGLERTGFGTGLTPDDLEALGFFTCHADLEDELIRALGTDGVQQVIDDQGDLRTFRLFQRQPAQRERPVEAQLRRFMGTIGGRKEHYARALTEAVDLSRLPRPLDGLLAHL; encoded by the coding sequence GTGGACACAGCGACGCGCTTGAGGCAGGCGGTCATCTCCTGGGCCGCGGACGACAGCGGCACGCCGGTGTCCGCCGGGGCCGCCGACGAGCTGGCGGCGGAGCTGGGCCTGCGCACGGTGGTCCTCGTCGAGGGCGTCAGCGACCGTGCGGCGGTGGAGGCGCTCGCCGAACGCCAGGGCCGCACCCTGACCGCCGAGGGCGTCGTGGTGGTGCCGCTCGGGGGTGCCACCAGCATCACCCGGTTCCTGCGCCTCCTGGGACCCGGTGGCCTCGGTGTCCGGCCCGCAGGTCTCTGCGACGCGGCTGAGCAGCGCTTCTTCCTCCAGGGACTGGAGCGCACCGGCTTCGGCACCGGCCTCACCCCTGACGACCTGGAGGCGCTGGGCTTCTTCACCTGCCACGCCGACCTGGAGGACGAGCTGATCCGGGCGCTCGGCACCGACGGCGTACAACAGGTCATCGACGACCAGGGCGACCTGCGGACCTTCCGGCTCTTCCAGCGGCAGCCCGCACAGCGGGAGCGTCCGGTCGAGGCGCAACTGCGGCGCTTCATGGGCACCATCGGGGGACGCAAGGAGCACTACGCCCGTGCGCTGACCGAAGCTGTGGACCTCAGCCGCCTGCCCCGCCCGCTTGACGGACTCCTCGCCCACCTCTGA
- a CDS encoding MFS transporter: protein MSPAPRNGKRLGYPAAAAVFAIGMAGTTLPTPLYGLYREQLGFSELTVTVVFAVYALGVIATLLLAGNVSDEAGRRPVLLAALGFSAASALCFLFEGGLPALFAGRLLSGFAAGLLSGAATVTVMELAPPGRAARAGLAATAANMGGLGCGPLLSGLLAEYAPWPLRLPFLAHLALVAVAAVLTWFLPETVASARVRGLRLRPRGLVVPPAMRGVFATSALAAFAGFSLLGLFTAVAPAFVAETLDVHNLALTGLVVFSVFLASTAGQALMARVGERRALPGGCFVLVAGLVLVGSTLLLTSLPLLVAGALCGGLGQGLAFRGAVAAISAAAPPEHRAATVSAFFVVAYLGISLPVVGVGALTLGIGLRNAGLAFSGCVLALALGVGLYLARRPPAPR from the coding sequence ATGAGTCCTGCGCCTCGGAACGGGAAGCGCCTCGGCTACCCGGCCGCCGCGGCCGTCTTCGCCATCGGCATGGCGGGCACCACGCTCCCCACTCCGCTCTACGGCCTCTACCGGGAACAGCTCGGCTTCTCCGAGCTGACGGTGACGGTGGTCTTCGCCGTCTACGCCCTCGGAGTCATCGCCACCCTGCTGCTCGCCGGGAACGTGTCCGACGAGGCGGGGCGGCGGCCGGTCCTCCTGGCCGCCCTGGGCTTCTCGGCGGCCAGCGCGCTCTGCTTCCTCTTCGAGGGCGGGCTCCCCGCCCTGTTCGCCGGCCGGCTCCTCTCCGGGTTCGCCGCCGGACTGCTCAGCGGCGCCGCGACGGTCACGGTGATGGAGCTCGCCCCGCCCGGGCGCGCGGCACGCGCCGGGCTGGCCGCGACCGCCGCCAACATGGGCGGTCTGGGGTGCGGGCCGCTCCTGTCGGGGCTGCTCGCCGAGTACGCCCCCTGGCCCCTGCGGCTCCCGTTCCTCGCTCACCTGGCCCTGGTTGCCGTGGCCGCTGTGCTCACCTGGTTCCTTCCCGAGACGGTCGCTTCCGCCCGCGTACGGGGCCTGCGCCTGCGGCCCCGGGGCCTGGTCGTCCCGCCGGCGATGCGCGGTGTGTTCGCCACCTCCGCGCTCGCCGCCTTCGCCGGGTTCTCCCTGCTCGGTCTCTTCACGGCGGTCGCCCCCGCGTTCGTCGCCGAGACGCTCGACGTGCACAACCTGGCCCTGACCGGGCTCGTCGTCTTCTCCGTCTTCCTCGCCTCGACGGCCGGGCAGGCGCTCATGGCGCGGGTCGGGGAGCGCCGGGCCCTGCCGGGCGGCTGCTTCGTCCTGGTCGCCGGCCTCGTCCTCGTCGGCTCGACGCTGCTGTTGACCTCGCTGCCCCTGCTGGTCGCCGGGGCCCTGTGCGGAGGCCTGGGCCAGGGGCTGGCGTTCCGGGGCGCCGTGGCGGCGATCAGCGCGGCGGCCCCGCCCGAGCACCGGGCGGCGACCGTCTCCGCGTTCTTCGTCGTCGCCTACCTGGGCATCTCCCTGCCCGTCGTCGGCGTCGGCGCCCTCACCCTCGGCATCGGACTGCGGAACGCCGGACTGGCCTTCTCCGGCTGTGTGCTGGCCCTCGCTCTGGGCGTCGGCCTCTATCTGGCCCGCCGGCCTCCCGCGCCCCGGTGA
- a CDS encoding DUF4440 domain-containing protein: protein MRDSGQDEAVEPPPHRVEPEAAQARPAAIVGVRPAAVVPLDAERIAGSMADGWGGVSGADSTDRKTLLGRVRSGGPTSSARDAVTPPRARGHGDTATVTARITDTAPCGCRRCYADAGTTDVLVRRYGHGRRPLRRTTPATPPSGS from the coding sequence ATGCGAGACAGCGGACAGGACGAGGCCGTCGAGCCGCCCCCGCACCGGGTCGAGCCCGAGGCCGCCCAGGCTCGGCCCGCCGCGATCGTCGGCGTCCGGCCCGCCGCGGTCGTCCCACTCGACGCGGAACGGATCGCGGGCTCCATGGCCGACGGGTGGGGTGGCGTCTCCGGGGCCGACAGCACGGACCGCAAGACCCTCCTCGGTCGCGTCCGGTCCGGCGGCCCGACGTCCTCGGCGAGGGACGCCGTCACCCCGCCGAGGGCCCGGGGCCACGGGGACACCGCGACGGTCACCGCCCGGATCACCGACACCGCCCCCTGCGGGTGCCGTCGCTGCTACGCCGACGCGGGGACCACGGACGTCCTCGTACGGCGGTACGGGCACGGGCGCCGCCCGCTGCGCCGGACCACCCCCGCGACCCCGCCCAGCGGTTCATGA